A genomic segment from Armatimonadota bacterium encodes:
- a CDS encoding hypothetical protein (possible pseudo, frameshifted), translating to MAERYHRLHERISIDPKICHGQACIRGTRIPVHQIVRMLAHGDSNDDLLQEYPS from the coding sequence ATGGCGGAGCGTTATCACAGGCTTCATGAACGCATTTCTATAGACCCAAAGATATGCCACGGACAAGCGTGCATCAGAGGCACTCGCATCCCTGTCCACCAGATAGTGCGGATGCTGGCTCACGGCGACTCCAACGACGACCTGCTACAGGAGTACCCTTCTTAG
- the pcm gene encoding protein-L-isoaspartate O-methyltransferase: MSFRDYHYNHEAARERMVRYQLEARGITNPRVLDAMRKVPRHLFVPPERVHDAYSDHALPIGEGQTISQPYMVALMTQLLDPAPSHRVLEVGTGSGYQAAILAELANEVVTMEREEALSLRAREVLESLGYRNITFVVGDGTEGYPPLAPYDGIIVTAGAPFVPQPLVEQLAPGGRLVIPVGHRYEQVLTVAEKDEQGRLHVSEHGYCVFVPLIGKHGWQSETDGEWEPEGVV; the protein is encoded by the coding sequence GTGTCGTTCCGCGATTACCACTACAACCACGAAGCGGCAAGGGAGCGCATGGTACGCTACCAGCTGGAAGCGCGAGGGATTACCAACCCTCGCGTGCTGGATGCCATGCGCAAGGTACCCAGGCACCTGTTTGTGCCACCGGAAAGAGTTCACGACGCCTATTCCGACCATGCGCTGCCTATCGGTGAGGGACAAACCATCTCCCAGCCATATATGGTGGCACTGATGACGCAGCTGCTCGACCCGGCACCCTCGCACAGGGTACTGGAGGTCGGCACGGGCAGTGGTTATCAGGCGGCGATTCTGGCGGAACTGGCGAACGAAGTAGTCACTATGGAACGCGAGGAGGCACTATCGCTCCGAGCACGTGAGGTGCTGGAATCGCTGGGGTATCGGAATATCACCTTTGTGGTGGGGGATGGGACGGAAGGGTATCCTCCGCTTGCGCCATACGACGGTATTATCGTCACTGCAGGTGCGCCCTTTGTCCCCCAGCCGCTGGTGGAGCAACTTGCGCCGGGCGGCAGGCTGGTGATTCCCGTGGGACATCGTTACGAACAGGTGCTGACCGTTGCGGAGAAGGACGAGCAGGGCAGGCTGCATGTGTCAGAGCATGGCTACTGTGTGTTTGTGCCTTTGATTGGCAAGCATGGCTGGCAATCGGAAACGGACGGCGAGTGGGAGCCGGAGGGAGTGGTGTAA
- a CDS encoding hydroxypyruvate isomerase, giving the protein MADRLNNRLTRREFLREGAVVAANLAISALPHVSAAQEQPPPRKLKQDVTWGIIGRLPLAQALAEIKRIGFQGVEMAPRQTWDEIRAAGLRIVTMVGHASLTDGLNRKENHNRIEDELKRNIDLAAQYDIPILICFSGNRRGISDEEGIQNCVEGLKRVAPYAEQKGVTLAMELLNSKVDHPDYQCDHTWWGVEVCKRVGSPRVKLLYDIYHMQIMEGDLIRTIRANIQYIVHFHTAGNPGRRDPDETQEIYYPAVMRAIKETKYDGFIGHEFGPKGDPIEALRKAYQICDV; this is encoded by the coding sequence GTGGCAGACCGTCTCAATAACCGCCTGACACGACGCGAGTTTCTGCGCGAAGGTGCTGTAGTGGCTGCCAATCTGGCGATCAGCGCGCTCCCCCATGTGAGCGCCGCGCAGGAGCAACCACCGCCACGCAAGCTGAAACAGGACGTGACGTGGGGTATCATCGGTCGTTTACCGCTCGCCCAGGCGCTCGCAGAGATCAAGCGTATCGGTTTTCAGGGAGTAGAGATGGCGCCGCGCCAGACGTGGGATGAGATTCGCGCCGCCGGGTTGCGCATCGTCACGATGGTCGGGCACGCCTCACTCACCGATGGACTGAACCGCAAGGAGAACCACAACCGCATCGAGGACGAGTTGAAGCGGAATATCGATCTCGCCGCACAGTATGATATTCCGATACTGATATGCTTCTCCGGCAACCGGCGAGGCATCTCGGATGAAGAGGGCATCCAGAACTGTGTGGAAGGCTTGAAACGCGTCGCGCCCTATGCAGAACAAAAAGGCGTCACGCTCGCCATGGAGCTGCTGAACAGCAAAGTAGACCACCCCGACTACCAGTGCGACCACACCTGGTGGGGCGTGGAAGTATGCAAACGGGTGGGCTCGCCGCGCGTGAAGCTGCTGTACGACATCTACCATATGCAGATTATGGAGGGCGACCTCATTCGCACTATCCGCGCCAACATCCAGTACATCGTGCACTTCCACACGGCGGGCAACCCGGGGCGACGCGACCCCGATGAGACGCAGGAAATCTACTATCCCGCGGTGATGCGCGCCATCAAAGAGACCAAATACGACGGTTTCATCGGACACGAGTTCGGTCCCAAAGGCGACCCCATCGAGGCTCTGCGCAAGGCATATCAGATTTGTGATGTGTGA
- a CDS encoding LacI family transcriptional regulator, with the protein MDMAENSSLVPTKKRKGRRPSGRVTMQTIAERVGVSQATVSYVLNNKAGARVSAPIRAEILRIARELNYYPNEAARRLAGMRSRTLGILQLYVRHSVLAGWWSSEVMRGIADTGFTQGYHLMIYAMSEDVREMCLNAVYSGRLEGLIILAPYKDEPLLKELSDSGIPLAAVGAQQVFGEKMVAVDADNEMGGYLATRHLIEQGHRRIAHLHGTLNIPNACDRLRGFQRAMQEAGLPIMPELVRESGFLEQRSYEIAQELLQLSEPPTAIFAANDVSAVGVLRAVKDVGLHVPDDVAIIGYDGTPFTQLTEPPLSTVEQPASEMGRIAARLLIEIIEGHTPAERVIKLPVRLAIRGSSGVV; encoded by the coding sequence ATGGACATGGCTGAAAACTCCAGTCTGGTTCCAACAAAGAAACGAAAAGGCAGACGCCCCAGCGGGCGTGTGACGATGCAAACCATCGCCGAGCGCGTTGGCGTCTCCCAGGCAACCGTTTCGTATGTGCTCAACAACAAAGCCGGAGCGCGGGTCAGCGCGCCTATCCGCGCTGAAATCCTGCGCATTGCCCGCGAGTTGAACTACTACCCCAACGAAGCCGCACGTCGTCTGGCAGGGATGCGAAGCCGAACACTGGGTATCCTCCAGCTTTACGTGCGGCACTCCGTGCTGGCAGGCTGGTGGTCCTCCGAAGTGATGCGCGGAATCGCCGATACCGGCTTCACCCAGGGCTACCACCTGATGATTTACGCGATGAGCGAGGATGTGCGCGAGATGTGCCTCAACGCGGTATATAGCGGGCGACTGGAAGGCTTGATTATCCTCGCACCCTACAAGGACGAACCTCTGCTCAAGGAGCTGAGCGATTCTGGTATTCCCCTTGCTGCCGTCGGAGCACAGCAAGTGTTTGGCGAGAAGATGGTCGCCGTGGATGCAGACAACGAGATGGGGGGCTACCTTGCCACCAGACACCTGATCGAACAGGGACACCGACGCATTGCACACCTGCACGGCACACTCAATATCCCCAACGCCTGTGACCGTCTGCGCGGCTTCCAGCGCGCGATGCAGGAAGCAGGGCTGCCGATAATGCCTGAGCTGGTTCGCGAAAGCGGCTTTCTGGAGCAAAGGTCTTACGAAATCGCTCAGGAACTGTTGCAGCTGTCAGAACCGCCCACCGCCATCTTTGCTGCGAACGATGTGTCTGCAGTGGGTGTACTGCGCGCGGTCAAAGATGTGGGTCTGCATGTGCCGGACGATGTGGCGATCATCGGCTACGATGGCACACCTTTCACCCAGCTGACGGAACCACCTTTAAGCACGGTAGAACAACCCGCCTCCGAAATGGGACGGATAGCTGCCAGGTTGTTGATAGAGATTATCGAGGGGCACACGCCTGCAGAGCGTGTTATCAAACTGCCGGTGCGCCTGGCAATACGCGGTTCCAGCGGTGTAGTGTGA
- the dapA gene encoding 4-hydroxy-tetrahydrodipicolinate synthase, protein MSAQKPYDFLTGVIVPFWTPVDASGRLDLEGTQGMVDYLAGTRAVRSVFGRSGMGKWHTFTVEEAKRFTDVLVPACRKRGLGVLIGAMGECLGRNRGERPDLLRYTEQSIELVNYAQKAGADAAVLVIPDMLPATDRPPVEVVWQYYKTVHDATRFPLVLYQPGGTDPAYQLTPELMRRLVSLPRIAGLKLSTDREEVFAPIAEVVRDTGFVLIAGDEAFYLRALELGACGVIGGGCMIWPEVLWAVRYYYLRGDMFKAREAQRTVWQLEAIHKDKDACVLWKQVIIARGGKFQPYDRSGTPPYPREVVAEALQAWKQLTAPYRRLCHTQCTRSKVA, encoded by the coding sequence ATGAGCGCACAGAAACCTTATGATTTCCTCACCGGCGTTATCGTGCCGTTCTGGACACCGGTAGACGCCTCGGGACGGCTGGACCTCGAGGGTACGCAGGGAATGGTAGACTACCTGGCAGGTACTCGCGCGGTGCGCTCCGTTTTTGGGCGTAGCGGTATGGGCAAGTGGCACACGTTTACCGTAGAAGAGGCAAAGCGGTTCACCGACGTGCTGGTTCCTGCCTGCCGCAAGCGTGGGCTGGGCGTATTGATAGGCGCGATGGGCGAGTGCCTCGGCAGAAACAGGGGCGAGCGTCCCGACCTGCTTCGTTATACCGAACAGAGCATCGAGCTGGTGAACTATGCGCAGAAGGCGGGGGCAGACGCTGCGGTACTGGTGATACCGGACATGTTGCCTGCTACGGACCGTCCGCCTGTGGAGGTGGTGTGGCAGTACTACAAAACAGTGCATGACGCCACACGCTTTCCGCTGGTGCTCTACCAGCCGGGTGGCACGGATCCCGCATATCAGCTCACCCCCGAGCTGATGCGCCGATTGGTCTCCCTACCACGCATCGCAGGGTTGAAGCTGTCTACCGACAGGGAGGAGGTGTTTGCGCCCATTGCGGAGGTAGTGCGGGACACAGGTTTTGTGCTGATAGCAGGCGATGAGGCGTTTTATCTGCGGGCGCTGGAGCTGGGCGCGTGTGGCGTCATCGGTGGTGGATGCATGATCTGGCCCGAAGTGCTCTGGGCTGTCCGATACTACTACCTGCGAGGAGATATGTTCAAGGCTCGCGAAGCCCAGCGAACGGTGTGGCAGCTGGAGGCGATACACAAGGACAAGGATGCCTGCGTACTGTGGAAGCAAGTGATAATCGCCCGGGGAGGTAAGTTCCAGCCTTACGACCGGAGCGGAACGCCTCCTTATCCTCGAGAGGTAGTGGCGGAAGCCCTGCAAGCGTGGAAACAGCTCACCGCACCGTACCGAAGACTATGCCACACACAATGCACCCGGTCAAAGGTGGCTTAA